Proteins from one [Limnothrix rosea] IAM M-220 genomic window:
- a CDS encoding lysophospholipid acyltransferase family protein, which translates to MQLFPPFLPPESPLDGWSLAGRDPAVIRQWLPIWEWLYTYYFRVQTSGWEHIPTTENVLVVGSHNGGLAAPDMWMMMYDWFKRFGTERLTYGLMHRNIWTVFPELAKFAVKTGALEAHPKVAIKALKAGADVLVYPGGGQDVFRPHGDRHKIYFAERRGFIKLALRQKVAIVPAISWGAHDSIFVIDDIYDEVKQFLETFNLPWLFGIDPEVFPVYLGLPWGLAFGPFPNFPLPTPMHTRVCPPIRFEKYGRQAASDHDYVEACYELVLTTMQAALDQLIIEVEGR; encoded by the coding sequence ATGCAGCTTTTTCCTCCATTTTTACCTCCAGAATCACCCCTAGATGGTTGGTCGTTGGCAGGTCGTGATCCAGCCGTGATTCGACAATGGCTGCCTATTTGGGAATGGCTGTATACCTATTATTTTCGAGTGCAAACTAGTGGCTGGGAACATATTCCAACGACCGAAAATGTGTTGGTGGTCGGTTCCCACAATGGTGGTTTGGCAGCGCCGGATATGTGGATGATGATGTATGACTGGTTTAAGCGCTTTGGGACGGAGCGACTCACCTATGGTTTGATGCATCGTAATATTTGGACAGTGTTTCCTGAGTTGGCAAAGTTTGCGGTTAAAACGGGAGCATTGGAAGCTCATCCAAAGGTGGCGATCAAGGCCCTAAAGGCGGGTGCTGATGTCTTGGTTTATCCCGGTGGTGGTCAGGATGTGTTTCGCCCCCATGGCGATCGCCACAAAATTTATTTTGCGGAAAGACGCGGTTTTATTAAATTGGCCTTGCGACAAAAGGTGGCTATTGTACCCGCGATTTCTTGGGGGGCTCACGACAGTATTTTTGTGATCGACGATATTTACGACGAAGTGAAACAGTTCCTAGAAACTTTTAATTTGCCGTGGCTTTTTGGTATCGATCCAGAGGTTTTTCCGGTTTATCTCGGCTTGCCTTGGGGGTTAGCCTTTGGCCCTTTCCCAAATTTTCCGTTACCCACCCCCATGCACACCCGTGTTTGCCCACCGATTCGCTTTGAAAAGTACGGTCGCCAAGCGGCCAGTGACCATGACTACGTCGAGGCTTGTTATGAACTGGTGCTCACCACCATGCAAGCGGCACTGGATCAACTCATTATTGAAGTAGAGGGTCGCTGA